A DNA window from Babylonia areolata isolate BAREFJ2019XMU chromosome 28, ASM4173473v1, whole genome shotgun sequence contains the following coding sequences:
- the LOC143301944 gene encoding glyoxylate reductase/hydroxypyruvate reductase-like isoform X5 — protein MSFKVYITRKLPEDEVSVLKKKSDKLNISTWESENVVPRDELLKNVAGAHGVLCTITDKIDGEFLDAAGSQLKVISTVSSGMTHIDLAECKKRNVQVYNTPDMASDSAAEFAVTMVLLVARRSLDGMDAVVRGEWGLWKPMWICGFEMGGRTLGIVGFGRVGFGVARRLKPFNIKEIIYYDVCEKEFGSSIGAKRVQKLDDLLTQSDIVCICCAATPSTIKSFNKDAFAKMKEGSILINTARGQILDHDALDEALKAGRPMAAGLDVTDPEPLPASHPLMSNPKCIITPHLSTATWPAIRGMTKEAATNLQIALLDTYSSKSSQFIRQYFDNLQSMA, from the exons ATGTCTTTTAAAGTTTATATTACGAGAAAACTGCCAGAGGATGAAGTCTCAGTTTTGAAAAAGAAGAGTGACAAACTCAACATCTCGACATGGGAATCCGAAAACGTGGTACCCAGAGACGAATTGTTAAAGAACGTTGCTGGGGCACATGGCGTTCTCTGTACCATTACCGACAAGATTGACGGAGAATTTTTGGATGCAGCAG GATCCCAACTGAAGGTGATCTCAACGGTGTCATCGGGCATGACTCACATTGACCTGGCCGAGTGCAAGAAGCGCAATGTGCAAGTGTACAACACCCCGGACATGGCGTCGGACAGCGCTGCTGAGTTTGCCGTCACTATGGTTTTGCTTGTGGCCAGGAGATCGCTGGACG GCATGGATGCGGTGGTGCGGGGTGAGTGGGGCCTGTGGAAACCCATGTGGATCTGTGGCTTTGAGATGGGCGGCAGGACCCTGGGCATAGTTGGCTTTGGACGGGTTGGCTTTGGCGTCGCCCGTCGCCTGAAACCGTTCAACATCAAGGAGATCATCTACTATGACGTGTGTGAGAAGGAGTTTGGGTCCAGCATCGGGGCTAAACGAGTGCAGAAACTTGATGACCTCCTCACCCAGTCCGACATCGTGTGCATCTGCTGTGCTGCTACCCCCTCCACCATCAAAT ccttCAACAAGGATGCCTTCGCCAAGATGAAGGAGGGCTCCATCCTCATCAACACAGCGCGGGGCCAGATCCTGGATCATGACGCCCTGGATGAGGCCCTGAAGGCAGGGCGCCCCATGGCAGCCGGGCTGGACGTGACGGACCCCGAGCCCCTGCCTGCCTCCCACCCGCTGATGAGCAACCCCAAGTGCATCATCACCCCCCACCTGTCCACTGCCACCTGGCCTGCCATCCGCGGCATGACCAAGGAGGCCGCCACCAACCTGCAGATTGCACTGCTGG ATACTTATTCCTCGAAATCAAGCCAGTTTATTAGACAGTACTTTGATAACCTTCAGTCGATGGCTTGA
- the LOC143301944 gene encoding glyoxylate reductase/hydroxypyruvate reductase-like isoform X4 encodes MSFKVYITRKLPEDEVSVLKKKSDKLNISTWESENVVPRDELLKNVAGAHGVLCTITDKIDGEFLDAAGSQLKVISTVSSGMTHIDLAECKKRNVQVYNTPDMASDSAAEFAVTMVLLVARRSLDGMDAVVRGEWGLWKPMWICGFEMGGRTLGIVGFGRVGFGVARRLKPFNIKEIIYYDVCEKEFGSSIGAKRVQKLDDLLTQSDIVCICCAATPSTIKSSLEDTVTTVNSVTEDMKPKAFNKDAFAKMKEGSILINTARGQILDHDALDEALKAGRPMAAGLDVTDPEPLPASHPLMSNPKCIITPHLSTATWPAIRGMTKEAATNLQIALLGREI; translated from the exons ATGTCTTTTAAAGTTTATATTACGAGAAAACTGCCAGAGGATGAAGTCTCAGTTTTGAAAAAGAAGAGTGACAAACTCAACATCTCGACATGGGAATCCGAAAACGTGGTACCCAGAGACGAATTGTTAAAGAACGTTGCTGGGGCACATGGCGTTCTCTGTACCATTACCGACAAGATTGACGGAGAATTTTTGGATGCAGCAG GATCCCAACTGAAGGTGATCTCAACGGTGTCATCGGGCATGACTCACATTGACCTGGCCGAGTGCAAGAAGCGCAATGTGCAAGTGTACAACACCCCGGACATGGCGTCGGACAGCGCTGCTGAGTTTGCCGTCACTATGGTTTTGCTTGTGGCCAGGAGATCGCTGGACG GCATGGATGCGGTGGTGCGGGGTGAGTGGGGCCTGTGGAAACCCATGTGGATCTGTGGCTTTGAGATGGGCGGCAGGACCCTGGGCATAGTTGGCTTTGGACGGGTTGGCTTTGGCGTCGCCCGTCGCCTGAAACCGTTCAACATCAAGGAGATCATCTACTATGACGTGTGTGAGAAGGAGTTTGGGTCCAGCATCGGGGCTAAACGAGTGCAGAAACTTGATGACCTCCTCACCCAGTCCGACATCGTGTGCATCTGCTGTGCTGCTACCCCCTCCACCATCAAAT CATCTTTGGAAGATACAGTCACGACTGTAAACAGTGTTACAGAAGATATGAAACCAAAAG ccttCAACAAGGATGCCTTCGCCAAGATGAAGGAGGGCTCCATCCTCATCAACACAGCGCGGGGCCAGATCCTGGATCATGACGCCCTGGATGAGGCCCTGAAGGCAGGGCGCCCCATGGCAGCCGGGCTGGACGTGACGGACCCCGAGCCCCTGCCTGCCTCCCACCCGCTGATGAGCAACCCCAAGTGCATCATCACCCCCCACCTGTCCACTGCCACCTGGCCTGCCATCCGCGGCATGACCAAGGAGGCCGCCACCAACCTGCAGATTGCACTGCTGG GGCGTGAGATCTAA
- the LOC143301944 gene encoding glyoxylate reductase/hydroxypyruvate reductase-like isoform X1 has product MSFKVYITRKLPEDEVSVLKKKSDKLNISTWESENVVPRDELLKNVAGAHGVLCTITDKIDGEFLDAAGSQLKVISTVSSGMTHIDLAECKKRNVQVYNTPDMASDSAAEFAVTMVLLVARRSLDGMDAVVRGEWGLWKPMWICGFEMGGRTLGIVGFGRVGFGVARRLKPFNIKEIIYYDVCEKEFGSSIGAKRVQKLDDLLTQSDIVCICCAATPSTIKSSLEDTVTTVNSVTEDMKPKAFNKDAFAKMKEGSILINTARGQILDHDALDEALKAGRPMAAGLDVTDPEPLPASHPLMSNPKCIITPHLSTATWPAIRGMTKEAATNLQIALLDTYSSKSSQFIRQYFDNLQSMA; this is encoded by the exons ATGTCTTTTAAAGTTTATATTACGAGAAAACTGCCAGAGGATGAAGTCTCAGTTTTGAAAAAGAAGAGTGACAAACTCAACATCTCGACATGGGAATCCGAAAACGTGGTACCCAGAGACGAATTGTTAAAGAACGTTGCTGGGGCACATGGCGTTCTCTGTACCATTACCGACAAGATTGACGGAGAATTTTTGGATGCAGCAG GATCCCAACTGAAGGTGATCTCAACGGTGTCATCGGGCATGACTCACATTGACCTGGCCGAGTGCAAGAAGCGCAATGTGCAAGTGTACAACACCCCGGACATGGCGTCGGACAGCGCTGCTGAGTTTGCCGTCACTATGGTTTTGCTTGTGGCCAGGAGATCGCTGGACG GCATGGATGCGGTGGTGCGGGGTGAGTGGGGCCTGTGGAAACCCATGTGGATCTGTGGCTTTGAGATGGGCGGCAGGACCCTGGGCATAGTTGGCTTTGGACGGGTTGGCTTTGGCGTCGCCCGTCGCCTGAAACCGTTCAACATCAAGGAGATCATCTACTATGACGTGTGTGAGAAGGAGTTTGGGTCCAGCATCGGGGCTAAACGAGTGCAGAAACTTGATGACCTCCTCACCCAGTCCGACATCGTGTGCATCTGCTGTGCTGCTACCCCCTCCACCATCAAAT CATCTTTGGAAGATACAGTCACGACTGTAAACAGTGTTACAGAAGATATGAAACCAAAAG ccttCAACAAGGATGCCTTCGCCAAGATGAAGGAGGGCTCCATCCTCATCAACACAGCGCGGGGCCAGATCCTGGATCATGACGCCCTGGATGAGGCCCTGAAGGCAGGGCGCCCCATGGCAGCCGGGCTGGACGTGACGGACCCCGAGCCCCTGCCTGCCTCCCACCCGCTGATGAGCAACCCCAAGTGCATCATCACCCCCCACCTGTCCACTGCCACCTGGCCTGCCATCCGCGGCATGACCAAGGAGGCCGCCACCAACCTGCAGATTGCACTGCTGG ATACTTATTCCTCGAAATCAAGCCAGTTTATTAGACAGTACTTTGATAACCTTCAGTCGATGGCTTGA
- the LOC143301944 gene encoding glyoxylate reductase/hydroxypyruvate reductase-like isoform X3: MSFKVYITRKLPEDEVSVLKKKSDKLNISTWESENVVPRDELLKNVAGAHGVLCTITDKIDGEFLDAAGSQLKVISTVSSGMTHIDLAECKKRNVQVYNTPDMASDSAAEFAVTMVLLVARRSLDGMDAVVRGEWGLWKPMWICGFEMGGRTLGIVGFGRVGFGVARRLKPFNIKEIIYYDVCEKEFGSSIGAKRVQKLDDLLTQSDIVCICCAATPSTIKSSLEDTVTTVNSVTEDMKPKAFNKDAFAKMKEGSILINTARGQILDHDALDEALKAGRPMAAGLDVTDPEPLPASHPLMSNPKCIITPHLSTATWPAIRGMTKEAATNLQIALLGGKKPS; encoded by the exons ATGTCTTTTAAAGTTTATATTACGAGAAAACTGCCAGAGGATGAAGTCTCAGTTTTGAAAAAGAAGAGTGACAAACTCAACATCTCGACATGGGAATCCGAAAACGTGGTACCCAGAGACGAATTGTTAAAGAACGTTGCTGGGGCACATGGCGTTCTCTGTACCATTACCGACAAGATTGACGGAGAATTTTTGGATGCAGCAG GATCCCAACTGAAGGTGATCTCAACGGTGTCATCGGGCATGACTCACATTGACCTGGCCGAGTGCAAGAAGCGCAATGTGCAAGTGTACAACACCCCGGACATGGCGTCGGACAGCGCTGCTGAGTTTGCCGTCACTATGGTTTTGCTTGTGGCCAGGAGATCGCTGGACG GCATGGATGCGGTGGTGCGGGGTGAGTGGGGCCTGTGGAAACCCATGTGGATCTGTGGCTTTGAGATGGGCGGCAGGACCCTGGGCATAGTTGGCTTTGGACGGGTTGGCTTTGGCGTCGCCCGTCGCCTGAAACCGTTCAACATCAAGGAGATCATCTACTATGACGTGTGTGAGAAGGAGTTTGGGTCCAGCATCGGGGCTAAACGAGTGCAGAAACTTGATGACCTCCTCACCCAGTCCGACATCGTGTGCATCTGCTGTGCTGCTACCCCCTCCACCATCAAAT CATCTTTGGAAGATACAGTCACGACTGTAAACAGTGTTACAGAAGATATGAAACCAAAAG ccttCAACAAGGATGCCTTCGCCAAGATGAAGGAGGGCTCCATCCTCATCAACACAGCGCGGGGCCAGATCCTGGATCATGACGCCCTGGATGAGGCCCTGAAGGCAGGGCGCCCCATGGCAGCCGGGCTGGACGTGACGGACCCCGAGCCCCTGCCTGCCTCCCACCCGCTGATGAGCAACCCCAAGTGCATCATCACCCCCCACCTGTCCACTGCCACCTGGCCTGCCATCCGCGGCATGACCAAGGAGGCCGCCACCAACCTGCAGATTGCACTGCTGG GTGGTAAAAAGCCTTCATAA
- the LOC143301944 gene encoding glyoxylate reductase/hydroxypyruvate reductase-like isoform X2 yields MSFKVYITRKLPEDEVSVLKKKSDKLNISTWESENVVPRDELLKNVAGAHGVLCTITDKIDGEFLDAAGSQLKVISTVSSGMTHIDLAECKKRNVQVYNTPDMASDSAAEFAVTMVLLVARRSLDGMDAVVRGEWGLWKPMWICGFEMGGRTLGIVGFGRVGFGVARRLKPFNIKEIIYYDVCEKEFGSSIGAKRVQKLDDLLTQSDIVCICCAATPSTIKSSLEDTVTTVNSVTEDMKPKAFNKDAFAKMKEGSILINTARGQILDHDALDEALKAGRPMAAGLDVTDPEPLPASHPLMSNPKCIITPHLSTATWPAIRGMTKEAATNLQIALLGGGGVKA; encoded by the exons ATGTCTTTTAAAGTTTATATTACGAGAAAACTGCCAGAGGATGAAGTCTCAGTTTTGAAAAAGAAGAGTGACAAACTCAACATCTCGACATGGGAATCCGAAAACGTGGTACCCAGAGACGAATTGTTAAAGAACGTTGCTGGGGCACATGGCGTTCTCTGTACCATTACCGACAAGATTGACGGAGAATTTTTGGATGCAGCAG GATCCCAACTGAAGGTGATCTCAACGGTGTCATCGGGCATGACTCACATTGACCTGGCCGAGTGCAAGAAGCGCAATGTGCAAGTGTACAACACCCCGGACATGGCGTCGGACAGCGCTGCTGAGTTTGCCGTCACTATGGTTTTGCTTGTGGCCAGGAGATCGCTGGACG GCATGGATGCGGTGGTGCGGGGTGAGTGGGGCCTGTGGAAACCCATGTGGATCTGTGGCTTTGAGATGGGCGGCAGGACCCTGGGCATAGTTGGCTTTGGACGGGTTGGCTTTGGCGTCGCCCGTCGCCTGAAACCGTTCAACATCAAGGAGATCATCTACTATGACGTGTGTGAGAAGGAGTTTGGGTCCAGCATCGGGGCTAAACGAGTGCAGAAACTTGATGACCTCCTCACCCAGTCCGACATCGTGTGCATCTGCTGTGCTGCTACCCCCTCCACCATCAAAT CATCTTTGGAAGATACAGTCACGACTGTAAACAGTGTTACAGAAGATATGAAACCAAAAG ccttCAACAAGGATGCCTTCGCCAAGATGAAGGAGGGCTCCATCCTCATCAACACAGCGCGGGGCCAGATCCTGGATCATGACGCCCTGGATGAGGCCCTGAAGGCAGGGCGCCCCATGGCAGCCGGGCTGGACGTGACGGACCCCGAGCCCCTGCCTGCCTCCCACCCGCTGATGAGCAACCCCAAGTGCATCATCACCCCCCACCTGTCCACTGCCACCTGGCCTGCCATCCGCGGCATGACCAAGGAGGCCGCCACCAACCTGCAGATTGCACTGCTGG GAGGTGGGGGAGTCAAGGCATGA